The Aphidius gifuensis isolate YNYX2018 linkage group LG2, ASM1490517v1, whole genome shotgun sequence DNA window tgggttaatattatttttttttttgtttggtgTATAATGGAGTcgaatgtaatttaaaaaaactttgataaaaaaaaaaattttataatgtttaaatgcCTCCTCAGTGTGCCGTGGTCTCGCTGTAattgaaacatttaaaaaatagttatttcattgttatcattcaaatttaaaaaaataattttatttgtcaaaaagGCCTTTGTGCATAACTAATAGATgcataaaaaactaaaattagaaaaaaactaaaaatacgtaataataaattaattacaataaagCTCGTATAAATAacacaatattataataataataatagtaataataaaatacaaataaattagttgaaaaaaaaaaacattaacgaAATTCGCTGATAAATCAACTGAccttttgttgaaataaatatttttcaaatactcattatCCAATggttattatcaatatttgtttgatttatcTTTTCAACACTACGTAGAATTTACAGtgaaaaacaattgttaatctattttatgtttattcaatcatgataattattcTTTCTTTTCATTAAACTAATGCtaatggactttttttttttcaattgaatcgtacttttattatttattaaattaattaatcgtaTGTGATTAATaacacttttatatttatttaaaaaatggcaaaTTATATAGAGCtgacaaatatttatgattttttcttttttaaataaacagaCCTACTCTTTCACAGCGCCTTTTTAATTTTGAGTTTCAAgaactacttttttttgtattgagtGATTATTCATAATCTGAGCTGAACGTTGaacaatataaacataaatatataaatgataagtaaaataataataagaaatatttaaatatgataatagaCACtgatataaatgaattttaagcAACAGTCTTACATCAATTTCTCgtgtttttttctgttaaaaaaaaatcatgctgAAGCTCTAATATGACACATTGATTTAtgtaattaacatttaatatattaacaaattaatattaaattatagaaagaaaaaaaaaaaaaaaacattgacacATTTGAATGATGTGGAATAAGCGGAAAAATCTTACATTAAGTGCTGATAGTCTTGATTAATTcaattgacatattttttatgtttgacaATTAACATCATCAAATCATTCAACGAATAGCATATTCGTtgttacaaagaaaaataatacatatgtatatatatttttagattacattgaaaatgtggaaaaaagaaaaaattactgaaaattATTACTTTCAGTTGTGTGTTGTGAATGTGCGACTAGTATtgaaacatcaaaaaatacaCAGTTAGAAAAATGGTGATGATGCCATGTGAAATaacatataatataatataaaaattaaaaaaaaaaagttagcaTCAAACAATCGCAATGTgcaaaaaacaagaaattatGCGAAAATTTTAATCTTCAACAtgaatcgttttttttttctttttgttattttatatttgtttttttgttcaaattaattgttttattaatttattataaaaaaaaaaaaaaaaatttttttcagcttaCACAGTCTCGTATTCACGACGAATTGATCGTGCCAAACAGCAAGCAAAAAATACTCCAACAAGCTgaaaaatagaattatttgattatttgaattggttttttttttcttcatgaattatataaataattacatcaagatatctctatttttttgtagattgtactaccaattatttatttgcacatttatgataattaattgaaatttatctatcatatttttttcctgCTTGAAAAACgcgtttaattatttagatgaggaaaaaagtattgttaaaattagCAACATTTGAGTTGAGTTAAAActtatttctaaatattataataataagttatagcagttgaaaattaaaaatataattcattaagACTGTAGACGTACATATAAACGTCTCTActcaattgacaataattatttcaattattaccAAGTTAAATTTGGTTTAGAGCCTTTTTTTAAACTAGTAATTTACAAGAATAAATATACCCCAATGTGTTAAGtttagatttaaaatattacctGAATAAATGCCATAACAAGAACGGCAATTCCAATTTTCAAAGCATTGCCCTCAAATTTCGCTTTTAGTTTTGTCATACAACCTTCATTAAAAGCACCCACGGCATTATATTCACATTCTTTAGTTGCTGGAACTTCATGACAGCACGAAAGTGGTAAACGTGGATGTTTATATGGCTTTGGCCACCAGTCACTTGAGCTATTGATTCCACAACATcccaactaaaaataaaacaacaatattaataataaaaaaaaaaaaaaaaaaggaaaataaaaaccacAGCCTTATTTCTCACgatgcaaattttaaataattgaataaatcaatgaaagtGATATTTAAACTgtacaataaaattcaactgttttatttatattattattttgcaattatcaatatcaaattacttggtataatattatatttaaaaatgaaaataattatgtaatatGATGTAATGGTAAATCGTGATTgaaattttagtaaaaatcACAATAGTAGCCTTGTAATGAACCACGCATCAGAACCGGATACTGTATCAGTGACccttattaataattacaacctTTCACTGTCATAATACGTGATGCAAGCTGCATttcccttctttttttttttattttctaaagtGTCACtatgacaaaaataatattaaatcgtCTGGGTTCATCGACTTTAATTTCTCGTTACTTCCTTCGATgccatatttaaaatacaaatacatcACTCAATGCATAGTATTAtaacttataaataaaaatggataaatctaatgacaaataaatatattattgaaaaataaaataaataaataattttcccaGAAATTATTAAAGGGGTTTTATTACGATTTGTCATGCAATAATCGTTATAAACACGCAATGcatatatttttccttttcatatgtatgaaaaataatgaataaaaaaaaaattcaaacaaattacacgttaaaaaaaaattgtctagacattttttttatcttaaatttcaaatatgtttatcaaacttttttttttatatgattagAACAATGATAagattcattaattaaaataatcttttagtaaaatgaattgaaagaatttttcaattataaaaatcatgaatttaattgttctaaattttattaaaatatcaatgtatattttaatgataaaaatgattaaaaaatatgtgcaGAGCTAGTATATAAACTAGTATATAAAcctgtagagaaaaaaaatatatataaatttagaaacGGGTTGGTTGTGTATTGAAGAGAAACTTTAGCATGTCCACGTCGACGTactattattcataaaaatgacTGACAGACCTTGCTCATATAGcaaatcaataatttcaacCCTCTTTACTTTATCTATATTCCTCATTTTCCTCCATcggtgtgtgtgtgtgtcttTCACTCCCCGTaaacattcaattattttattttctactcaACACACAGgtagaatgattttttttttttttttttttatgaattattattgtctgATGAGTTGAGGGATTGTACACGTATACCCTACTTTACACAAtggtcaataaaatttaattctttttttttttcagttatttataaatcattctTATTAACGTAACTATtgcaatgtattttttttagtcgATAAACTTGAGTGatttttacaagtttaatatttctatttttttttttttttactttaaatgaGATTTAGTATTCAAtttggattattattatttttttaaaataaatattaatatacatacatCGTGTTGCATGACGTCCCAtgaatttttaacatcatcattGGTTTCATATTCGTGTAGAGTATTATTCATACGTTGTTGTAACATTGTTCCAATATTACGACGCATCATGTAACCAGAAATACCAGCTCCAACTTCCAAAGCAAGTATGACAAGCAGAAGTACCGAAAactagatgataaaaaaacaaacaaacaaaaattatttcctttataagacaaaaaacaattatttcataatgtaaatgattgtttttttttttattttttttacttacagtTATTATCATGCAATGATTTTCTTTAACAGCACCACAGCAACCGAAGAATGATACCAGGAAGACAATAATACCAACGACTAGAATTATTATTGGTGCAGCATAAAAccaattatcaacaaaattactGTATCCCTTGTATTGTGCAACTATCCATCCACCGACAGCGATACAAGCAACTCCACaaatctaataaaataaacatatttttcaaataataaaattaaattataaaagaaataaatagattttttatttattaataatattaataagttttgatatttttttatattattaaattggatAATTGACTCTTGATTTGATGACAAATGAAATAACTTGTCGTGACCTTTCAAttaatgtttgaaaaaaaagaacccCACCCtagagtattattatttttttttttatgataaataaaataaaataaataaatcaacagattaatattttacttgttgATTACATTtcctatatttatttcattacaTACAATCGATAATGAAATATGTTAAGACGGATTATTTGaaatctatttataaattttctttttttcttatgatAATTTCTagtcagattttttttttttttcttatttctgtgtatttatttttattttctttattttttaaaccctCTTAAGACTGAATTATCGACCTATAGAAactcacacatatatatatatatatacacataaagAAAGACACcgttaacaaagaaaaaaaaaaaaaaactaaatttttgtttatgtatGATATCAATTATCTTTGGCgcctaatttttattttttaggtaaaattaataataaatactcaCAGCAAACGCAAAATTGAATGCAAAAAGTATGTATTTAATACAAGCCATTCCTCCAGACACCATCTTgactttttattcaaaatttaattaaacaatcactttatcaggaaaaaaaaaacaaaaaacaagaatcacttttttctaattgataaaaaaattatcaatttaaacatttgatgaatattaaatattaattgttgtgatgttcgtttatttattaattgtgttGTTAAAAACTGATAATTTTCCAGGTAACTGACTTGACTTTCTCTTGAGATGAACCACGTCTATTCACAAGGAAGTAATGCACACAACATGCccacaaaattgaaaatacaaggAAGTACATAAATGTAAGGAACGGAGAATGTACACTGACGTACACACTGACCAATGGTGTGGtaggagaataaaaaaaacaaaatattcgAGGGGTGTATTACACTCACACAAATAtgcttgatatatatatattttttttactattgatGCGTGcgcagctaaaaaaaaaactaaaagtaAAAGAGTGCGTTCCAAAAGTCACTCAGTGCGTAGCGTGTGTAGTTTAAGATTGTAAacatatatagaaataaaataaagttaagGTTGTATGTAAATAGATTTccctgaatttaatttttgatttttttttttaaatgtttaaatgaaataattatctatttggtggaattttttcgtaattttcctCTTCGCGAAAATCCAGATAATTAGTGTCAAAGTTGgcaactttaacacgcaagcATAGGGAGTATAGGTACGTTTGcgcttgtatttttaaaactcttaatttaaatttcgatttttttctacagatttGTACTTTGTAGAATTCCaaaagttatgaaaaaaaaattattcatttcctCAACACCGTTTAAAAGATATTggctaattactttttaaatttacgggtttcagccggctgaattacattgaaaatttaggGTACGTTCCAATACCGCCGTTCGGTTTTATTCTTCTAGCTCTATCCTTCTCTCTATCTCTTCTGGCTCAATCTTCCATCTCTTCTTCTATCCTTCTCTTACAAGAAATGTACGATTGTGG harbors:
- the LOC122849124 gene encoding CD63 antigen-like, translated to MVSGGMACIKYILFAFNFAFAICGVACIAVGGWIVAQYKGYSNFVDNWFYAAPIIILVVGIIVFLVSFFGCCGAVKENHCMIITFSVLLLVILALEVGAGISGYMMRRNIGTMLQQRMNNTLHEYETNDDVKNSWDVMQHDLGCCGINSSSDWWPKPYKHPRLPLSCCHEVPATKECEYNAVGAFNEGCMTKLKAKFEGNALKIGIAVLVMAFIQLVGVFFACCLARSIRREYETVETTAH